A region from the Rheinheimera mangrovi genome encodes:
- a CDS encoding EAL domain-containing protein — MDFPQQIKQQSCMDCLSGQSLGFEIRMAFQPIIDWSVQDIIGYEALVRGPEGQGAGWVFEHINDSNKYYFDQACRVKAIEAASRLGLKKLLSINFLPNAVYNPETCIRATIEAGDLFGFDITQIMFEVTEGEQIIDQTKLKRIFESYAKRGFITAIDDFGAGYSGLAWLTSLRPAVLKLDMGLIRDIDKDSVKQAVLKGILAVCCELGTKFWPRGLRAKLNWITWSPAVSIGIRAITLPNLNWKSC, encoded by the coding sequence ATGGATTTTCCTCAACAAATTAAACAACAAAGCTGCATGGACTGCTTAAGTGGTCAATCACTTGGTTTTGAAATTCGTATGGCATTTCAACCTATTATCGACTGGTCAGTGCAAGATATTATTGGCTACGAAGCCTTGGTGCGCGGCCCTGAAGGTCAGGGTGCTGGCTGGGTGTTTGAGCATATCAACGACAGCAATAAATACTATTTTGATCAGGCCTGCCGGGTAAAAGCCATAGAAGCAGCTTCCAGGCTGGGTTTGAAGAAATTATTAAGTATTAACTTCTTACCTAATGCAGTTTATAACCCTGAAACTTGTATTCGCGCCACTATTGAAGCGGGCGATCTGTTTGGTTTTGATATCACCCAAATTATGTTTGAAGTGACAGAAGGTGAACAAATCATCGATCAGACCAAACTCAAACGCATTTTCGAGAGTTATGCCAAAAGAGGTTTTATCACGGCGATAGACGATTTTGGTGCCGGTTATTCTGGCTTAGCCTGGTTAACTTCGCTAAGGCCTGCGGTGTTAAAGTTGGATATGGGTTTAATTCGGGATATTGACAAGGACTCCGTAAAACAAGCTGTACTGAAGGGCATTCTGGCGGTCTGTTGTGAGTTAGGCACTAAATTCTGGCCGAGGGGGTTGAGAGCAAAACTGAACTGGATTACCTGGTCGCCTGCGGTATCAATTGGTATCAGGGCTATTACTTTGCCAAACCTCAACTGGAAAAGCTGTTAA
- the ubiD gene encoding 4-hydroxy-3-polyprenylbenzoate decarboxylase: MKYKDLRDFISQLEQRGLLKRISMEIDPYLEMTEIADRTLRAGGPALLFENPKGFDVPVLVNLFGTAERVALGMGQTDVSALREVGKLLAFLKEPEPPKGLRDAWDKLPVFKQVLNMPAKEVKKAPCQQVVLTGDQVDLTKLPVMTCWPGDAAPLITWGLTVTKGPHKERQNLGIYRQQVLGKNKVIMRWLSHRGGALDFLEWQKANPGQPFPVSVALGADPATILGAVTPVPDTLSEYAFAGLLRGDNTEVTRCISNDLQVPASAEYVLEGYIAAGEMAPEGPYGDHTGYYNEVDSFPVFTVTHITHREKPIYHSTYTGRPPDEPAILGVALNEVFVPILQKQFPEIVDFYLPPEGCSYRMAVVTMKKQYPGHAKRVMMGVWSFLRQFMYTKFVIVCDDDINARDWQDVIWAITTRMDPARDTTLVENTPIDYLDFASPVSGLGSKMGMDATNKWPGETTREWGEPIVMDPAVTAKVDAIWTELNIVPAEQPGSTLKVPGQK; the protein is encoded by the coding sequence ATGAAATACAAAGACCTGCGTGACTTTATCAGTCAGCTGGAGCAACGTGGATTGCTCAAACGGATTTCGATGGAAATCGACCCTTATCTGGAAATGACCGAAATCGCCGATCGCACTTTACGTGCCGGTGGCCCTGCGTTGTTATTTGAAAACCCTAAGGGCTTTGATGTGCCTGTGCTGGTCAACTTATTTGGCACAGCAGAGCGGGTCGCTTTAGGTATGGGTCAGACTGATGTTTCAGCGCTGAGGGAAGTAGGTAAACTACTGGCCTTTCTGAAAGAACCAGAGCCGCCAAAAGGCTTGCGGGATGCCTGGGACAAACTGCCGGTGTTTAAACAAGTGCTGAATATGCCTGCAAAGGAAGTCAAAAAGGCGCCTTGTCAGCAAGTGGTGCTGACTGGTGACCAGGTTGATTTAACCAAACTGCCAGTGATGACCTGCTGGCCTGGTGATGCAGCTCCTTTAATCACCTGGGGTTTAACAGTCACCAAAGGCCCGCATAAAGAGCGGCAGAATTTAGGTATTTATCGTCAGCAAGTGCTGGGTAAAAATAAAGTCATTATGCGCTGGTTATCCCATCGTGGTGGGGCCCTGGACTTTTTAGAATGGCAAAAAGCCAATCCTGGCCAACCTTTTCCAGTGTCCGTGGCTTTAGGTGCCGACCCTGCCACTATTTTAGGTGCCGTGACGCCTGTGCCAGATACCTTGTCCGAATATGCTTTTGCCGGCTTATTGCGTGGCGACAATACTGAAGTCACCCGCTGTATCAGTAACGACTTGCAAGTGCCTGCCAGTGCGGAATATGTGCTGGAAGGTTATATAGCAGCTGGTGAAATGGCGCCTGAAGGCCCTTATGGTGATCACACCGGCTATTACAACGAAGTAGATTCTTTTCCTGTATTCACAGTGACCCATATCACCCACAGAGAAAAGCCGATTTACCACAGCACTTACACTGGCCGTCCACCGGATGAACCGGCTATTTTGGGTGTGGCATTAAACGAAGTCTTTGTGCCTATTTTGCAAAAACAATTTCCGGAGATTGTCGATTTTTATTTGCCGCCAGAAGGCTGTTCTTACCGCATGGCCGTAGTGACCATGAAGAAGCAGTACCCCGGCCATGCCAAACGCGTGATGATGGGGGTCTGGTCTTTCCTGCGACAGTTTATGTACACCAAGTTTGTGATTGTCTGTGACGACGATATCAATGCCCGTGACTGGCAGGATGTGATTTGGGCTATTACCACCCGGATGGATCCGGCGCGTGATACCACTTTAGTGGAAAACACACCTATAGATTACCTGGATTTTGCTTCTCCTGTATCGGGTTTAGGCTCAAAAATGGGTATGGACGCCACCAATAAATGGCCTGGTGAAACAACCCGCGAATGGGGAGAACCTATAGTGATGGACCCGGCCGTCACAGCCAAAGTAGATGCTATCTGGACTGAGCTGAATATAGTGCCGGCTGAGCAGCCAGGTTCAACACTCAAAGTACCGGGCCAGAAATGA